A single region of the Brienomyrus brachyistius isolate T26 chromosome 10, BBRACH_0.4, whole genome shotgun sequence genome encodes:
- the rtn3 gene encoding reticulon-3 isoform X1: protein MATQSAQISSSQGLVDGSSGPNSAKDSKCSDSFLSSSPVSLIQSPQGERVHQGPGEPTDMIPTSLHFRSQPNSFTPVALGSQSLGNAGEGIGHCTKDKQKNMEIRGIDSPFTGAAPISSVQGPSTGTKTGTGPLWDDTSPIKTSPVSERIKALEALAAKKGETDTWSDGGFLHFKERHYEKSPTELSSLFPKKDTSPDQCSPESPFEVLGDTQRGNDFEDTADWMRAHLPPAPDFDTVPELEIKAATDFLVSKCLHEFEETQAETTVVASVPDEFMDVPRETFQQMEQTSESTKQSSVEEESEFDMSFLPTAYIWDKQEKIDDEIRGLPALDESKLPPSPPPPAGFGSPTPPPSPPALQLDALPVKPAPWSSDMDPVEIVDLDSSGESDDTVIGEAVSVKAPVCSSPVSDLEDPITVAPSAACGEKESLPAKQEKQAVLVPIINVIETDEPALSDEEEAEEEGFQVVKDIDKEQPKPPSSNFEEEKSELHEDSVAQNLHQQNASEDESPPSKTILDTDASPLDSLAEISLQDQSNKPDTQTENASSENVLSKEIAGRSVVSEQMEYSNVTQVQFFTQENAKTGNEPALSTVQSSDQLLEKSSELQFAIFDPAKQIPPGDLANSVAENPSITLPSSPENITPHTVLEDEPSKDVSSKTSTAQLIQQDVNSTEHVPQCDTKLEAEICPPGIKSMSMDIELSSDIGFNVLSSDSPVQNWAECVPLSASSGVVCNTTETETDFADDLKVVAKDFLPNLVGGKPSPQAITPDSLSGLQNTPQNVHWEMSTELQPDQDTVSEISSRNLGKVEVPASLSSEDVLTSRESGLLPKSVVDQWQDNQPEISQPKQTSPETMSDPESPELESSISDATDSFVEFMRECLKSRQDGEPIDVGSCRMGTEEFPKTDAQSFHSPPAMVLDLEQERLTICALKELGSSQEEDEDLPIEKSSQETPKEGTAALLTSQLQTMGTAPRPAPTSEPLVRESTIEEVDRIDAWVTDAYHLAEHALTAILTHLSVRDLVYWRDPKKTGVVFSVSLLLLLSLAAFSIISVVSYILLALLCVTISFRIYKSVIQAVQKSNEGHPFKALMEKDVSVPPETFRNYVDTSLSYINQGLKHASRLFLVEDLVDSIKLAVLMWLLTYIGAVFNGITVLILADILLFTLPLLYEKNKTQIDNYVGIARNQINTLISTLQKKLPGAKPKSE, encoded by the exons ATTCCTTTCTTTCTTCTTCGCCTGTATCTCTCATTCAGTCTCCTCAAG GTGAAAGGGTCCATCAGGGACCTGGTGAACCTACAGACATGATACCAACCTCCCTTCACTTTCGCTCTCAACCTAATTCCTTTACTCCAGTTGCACTCGGCAGCCAGTCACTGGGAAATGCAGGTGAAGGTATTGGCCACTGTACAAAGGACAAGCAGAAAAATATGGAGATCCGTGGGATAGATTCTCCTTTCACTGGAGCTGCTCCAATTTCTTCTGTGCAAGGCCCCTCTACTGGAACAAAAACCGGTACTGGGCCACTGTGGGATGACACATCTCCTATTAAGACTTCTCCTGTATCTGAAAGAATCAAAGCATTGGAAGCTCTTGCAGCAAAGAAGGGTGAAACTGACACCTGGAGCGATGGAGGATTCCTTCACTTTAAGGAGCGCCACTATGAGAAGTCTCCGACCGAGTTGTCCTCTCTGTTCCCAAAGAAGGACACATCCCCAGACCAGTGCTCCCCAGAATCACCTTTTGAGGTTTTGGGGGACACACAGCGGGGAAACGATTTTGAAGACACGGCAGACTGGATGCGAGCTCACTTGCCCCCCGCACCCGACTTTGATACTGTCCCAGAGCTCGAAATCAAGGCGGCTACAGACTTTCTGGTATCCAAGTGTCTTCACGAGTTTGAGGAGACTCAGGCAGAAACCACAGTAGTGGCAAGTGTTCCTGATGAATTCATGGATGTTCCGAGAGAAACATTTCAACAGATGGAACAAACCAGTGAATCAACTAAGCAGAGTAGTGTGGAAGAAGAATCTGAATTTGACATGAGCTTTTTACCCACTGCCTACATATGGGACAAGCAAGAAAAAATAGATGATGAGATAAGGGGACTTCCAGCACTTGATGAATCAAAGCTCCCTccttcccctccccctcctgctgGTTTTGGATCCCCTACGCCCCCTCCCTCTCCGCCTGCCTTGCAACTTGATGCTTTGCCGGTGAAACCTGCTCCCTGGAGTTCTGACATGGATCCTGTCGAGATTGTAGATTTGGACAGCTCAGGAGAGTCAGATGATACTGTGATTGGAGAGGCGGTGTCTGTTAAAGCTCCTGTATGTAGTAGTCCTGTGTCTGACCTTGAGGACCCCATCACTGTTGCTCCCTCGGCAGCTTGTGGGGAGAAGGAAAGTCTGCCGGCTAAGCAAGAGAAGCAAGCAGTTTTGGTGCCtattataaatgtaattgaaacTGATGAACCGGCTCTAAGTGATGAAGAGGAGGCAGAAGAGGAGGGTTTTCAGGTTGTCAAAGATATAGATAAAGAACAGCCCAAACCACCTAGTTCAAATTTTGAAGAGGAGAAATCGGAACTACATGAAGATTCTGTTGCACAGAATCTGCATCAACAGAATGCCTCAGAGGATGAGTCTCCTCCATCAAAGACCATTTTAGATACTGACGCTTCACCCCTTGATTCTCTTGCTGAGATTTCACTTCAAGATCAAAGTAATAAACCTGACACTCAAACAGAAAATGCATCTTCTGAAAATGTGCTTTCAAAGGAAATTGCCGGACGTTCTGTAGTTTCAGAACAAATGGAATATTCAAACGTAACCCAAGTTCAGTTTTTCACACAAGAGAATGCAAAGACTGGAAATGAACCGGCTCTCTCCACAGTGCAGTCTTCAGACCAACTTCTAGAAAAGTCATCGGAGTTGCAATTTGCCATCTTTGATCCAGCAAAACAAATCCCACCTGGTGACTTAGCAAATAGTGTTGCTGAGAATCCTTCCATTACCTTGCCCTCCTCTCCAGAAAATATTACCCCTCATACTGTGCTGGAAGATGAACCAAGTAAAGATGTGTCAAGTAAAACTTCAACAGCTCAACTTATTCAACAGGATGTGAATAGCACTGAGCATGTTCCACAATGTGACACAAAGCTTGAAGCTGAgatctgtcctcctggcattaaAAGCATGTCCATGGACATAGAGTTAAGCTCAGACATTGGTTTTAATGTTCTTTCCTCTGATTCTCCTGTACAGAATTGGGCTGAGTGTGTGCCATTGAGTGCGTCTTCTGGTGTAGTTTGTAACACTACCGAAACTGAGACAGATTTTGCAGATGATCTCAAAGTAGTTGCCAAAGACTTCCTTCCAAATCTTGTAGGAGGAAAGCCTTCACCTCAAGCCATTACCCCAGATTCACTTTCAGGCTTGCAGAACACTCCCCAGAATGTTCATTGGGAAATGTCGACTGAACTTCAGCCAGACCAAGACACGGTTTCAGAAATTAGTTCCCGTAACCTGGGGAAGGTTGAGGTCCCAGCAAGCCTGAGTAGTGAGGATGTCTTGACCTCACGTGAGTCTGGATTGTTGCCAAAATCTGTTGTGGATCAATGGCAAGACAATCAACCGGAAATTTCTCAACCAAAACAAACTTCCCCAGAGACCATGAGTGACCCTGAAAGCCCTGAGCTAGAGTCCTCAATTTCTGATGCAACTGACAGCTTTGTAGAGTTCATGAGAGAGTGTCTGAAATCACGACAGGATGGGGAACCTATTGATGTCGGCAGCTGTCGCATGGGTACTGAGGAGTTTCCTAAAACTGATGCACAGTCCTTTCATTCCCCACCTGCTATGGTTTTGGATCTGGAACAAGAGCGTCTTACTATATGTGCCCTGAAAGAGCTGGGCAGCAGtcaagaagaggatgaagacctGCCCATTGAGAAGAGCTCCCAAGAAACACCCAAGGAAGGAACCGCTGCCCTACTAACATCCCAACTACAAACGATGGGCACTGCTCCCCGTCCGGCTCCCACTAGTGAGCCTCTTGTCCGAGAGTCTACAATCGAAGAGGTAGACAGGATCGACGCATGGGTGACTGATGCTTACCATCTTGCAGAGCATGCTTTGACAGCAATACTAACCCACCTGTCAG TACGAGACCTGGTGTATTGGCGAGACCCCAAAAAGACGGGTGTGGTGTTCAGCGTctccctgctgctgctgctctccCTGGCCGCGTTCAGCATCATCAGCGTGGTCTCATACATCCTGCTGGCCTTGCTCTGTGTAACCATCAGCTTCCGTATCTATAAATCCGTCATCCAGGCTGTGCAGAAGTCCAATGAGGGCCATCCATTCAA GGCCTTAATGGAAAAAGACGTCAGCGTGCCCCCAGAGACCTTCCGCAACTACGTGGACACCAGCCTGTCCTACATCAACCAGGGTCTCAAGCACGCCAGCCGTCTCTTCCTGGTGGAGGATTTGGTGGACTCCATCAAG CTGGCGGTGCTGATGTGGCTGCTGACCTACATCGGCGCAGTGTTCAATGGCATCACTGTACTCATCCTGG CTGATATTCTTCTCTTCACCTTGCCCTTGTTGTATGAAAAGAACAAG ACTCAGATTGATAACTATGTGGGAATTGCACGCAATCAGATCAACACCCTGATCTCTAC GTTGCAAAAGAAGCTACCAGGAGCGAAACCTAAATCTGAATGA